From the Solibacillus sp. FSL R5-0449 genome, one window contains:
- a CDS encoding flagellar protein FliT yields the protein MENIQQLLQISAKLYQHLVVLPEGEQRDAYIDKTNDLLDERGIIIEKMQRDGFQVDMQQKSHAMLVELDKGIRERLNSNMKVIKNDLKDLQYSKKNEQQYMNPYANVQVMDGRYYDKKK from the coding sequence ATGGAAAATATACAGCAGTTACTGCAAATCTCAGCAAAACTTTACCAACATTTGGTAGTCCTTCCGGAGGGGGAACAGAGAGATGCTTATATCGATAAAACGAATGACTTATTAGATGAGCGGGGTATTATCATTGAAAAGATGCAACGTGATGGTTTTCAAGTTGATATGCAACAGAAATCCCATGCCATGCTAGTTGAGTTAGATAAAGGAATTCGCGAGCGTTTAAATAGTAATATGAAAGTAATTAAGAACGATTTAAAAGATCTGCAATATTCGAAAAAAAATGAGCAACAATATATGAATCCGTATGCAAATGTTCAAGTCATGGACGGTCGCTATTATGATAAAAAGAAGTAA
- the fliS gene encoding flagellar export chaperone FliS, producing the protein MTTQTNAFNAYKQNSVTTASPGELTLMLYNGCLKFLNKAKQSITDKNIEERNHYIQRSQAIIGELMSTLNMDIEISKQMLPLYGYMNRRLTEANIKNDPSIITEVEGLVTEFRDTWKEVIKITRQQQYGTAGQV; encoded by the coding sequence TTGACAACACAAACAAATGCTTTCAACGCATACAAACAAAACAGTGTGACAACTGCTTCCCCTGGGGAACTAACGCTAATGTTATATAACGGGTGCTTAAAGTTTTTGAATAAAGCGAAGCAGTCTATTACCGATAAAAATATAGAAGAGCGCAACCATTATATCCAGAGATCACAAGCAATTATTGGAGAATTAATGTCTACACTTAATATGGACATCGAAATTTCAAAACAAATGTTACCGCTATATGGATATATGAATCGTCGTCTTACGGAAGCAAACATCAAAAACGACCCTTCAATCATCACAGAAGTCGAAGGCCTAGTAACAGAATTCCGTGACACATGGAAAGAAGTTATCAAAATTACTCGCCAGCAGCAATACGGTACAGCTGGACAAGTATAA
- a CDS encoding competence protein ComK, which translates to MYRNSLYDACVLKPEFDQLNNLYTLMITPNSYKKVPFTPMQFLDMELKQYGSSLKGAKEAAKAVLKSNSVNPIMIPRTPLVHIWFPTEAMRNSENCMYFALHHVEDVKPYTENHSIAVLMNYEEIIVPVPHSKLKKQWSKAKDYLSTALLKQFYKDPLYSKAEQQIMLKCAELNEPYVIN; encoded by the coding sequence ATGTATAGAAATTCCTTGTATGATGCCTGTGTATTAAAGCCTGAATTTGATCAGCTTAATAATCTTTATACGCTAATGATTACTCCGAATAGTTATAAAAAAGTCCCGTTCACTCCGATGCAATTCCTGGATATGGAGCTGAAACAATATGGTTCAAGCTTAAAAGGGGCGAAGGAAGCGGCAAAAGCGGTCCTTAAGTCCAATTCGGTCAACCCGATTATGATTCCGAGGACTCCGCTTGTTCATATTTGGTTTCCGACAGAGGCGATGCGCAATAGTGAGAATTGTATGTACTTTGCATTGCATCATGTCGAAGATGTTAAACCGTATACGGAAAATCATTCTATTGCCGTTTTAATGAATTACGAAGAAATAATAGTTCCTGTACCGCATAGTAAACTGAAAAAACAATGGAGTAAGGCGAAAGATTACTTATCGACTGCCTTATTAAAACAATTTTACAAGGATCCTTTATATTCCAAAGCCGAGCAACAAATAATGTTAAAATGTGCAGAACTAAATGAACCATATGTAATCAATTAA
- a CDS encoding PilZ domain-containing protein, giving the protein MAFKRTEGFRFTFGVPIEANFTELINGKQEQLEVIKYPCEIIDVSPHGMKMFSSREIGENNNNLVQLELEFILDEVLIKAIGDIVWKKKYGDKFQYGLIFENQPGIEELIVSELKVRRKKEVGRK; this is encoded by the coding sequence ATGGCGTTTAAACGCACAGAAGGATTTCGCTTTACTTTTGGTGTCCCAATCGAAGCAAATTTTACCGAATTAATCAATGGAAAACAGGAACAATTAGAGGTGATAAAATACCCTTGTGAAATCATCGATGTGAGCCCGCACGGAATGAAAATGTTTTCTTCTCGGGAAATTGGTGAAAATAATAATAACCTGGTGCAGTTGGAACTGGAATTCATTTTAGACGAAGTATTGATTAAGGCCATTGGAGACATCGTATGGAAGAAGAAGTACGGCGATAAGTTTCAATATGGTTTAATCTTCGAAAATCAGCCAGGTATTGAAGAATTAATCGTCAGTGAATTAAAAGTTCGGCGGAAAAAAGAAGTCGGACGTAAGTAA
- the raiA gene encoding ribosome-associated translation inhibitor RaiA, which yields MLKFNIRGENIEVTPAIRDYVENKIEKVERYFNEDLNANANVNLKVYNDKQTKVEVTIPMKNLTLRAEERHNDMYAAVDLIVDKLERQIRKHKTKVNRKFRDREGTGVYFANVTSQMEANAESSEDEYTIVRTKQFDLKPMDQEEAVLQMNMLGHDFYIFTDAETDGTNIVYKRKDGKYGLIETN from the coding sequence ATGCTAAAGTTTAACATTCGTGGTGAAAATATTGAGGTAACTCCAGCGATTCGAGATTACGTTGAGAACAAAATTGAAAAGGTAGAACGCTATTTCAATGAAGATCTTAACGCGAACGCTAACGTCAATTTGAAGGTTTATAATGATAAACAAACAAAAGTAGAAGTGACGATTCCGATGAAAAATTTAACGCTGCGTGCCGAAGAGCGTCATAACGACATGTATGCTGCAGTTGACTTAATTGTCGACAAGCTTGAGCGCCAAATCCGAAAACATAAAACAAAAGTAAACCGTAAATTCCGTGATCGTGAAGGGACAGGTGTCTACTTCGCCAATGTGACATCCCAAATGGAAGCGAACGCTGAATCTTCAGAGGATGAATATACAATCGTTCGTACGAAGCAATTTGATCTGAAACCGATGGATCAGGAAGAAGCCGTTTTACAAATGAACATGTTAGGCCATGATTTCTATATCTTCACGGATGCAGAAACAGACGGCACGAACATCGTTTACAAACGTAAAGACGGAAAATACGGTTTAATTGAAACGAACTAA
- the secA gene encoding preprotein translocase subunit SecA: MANILNKLFDFNKKEVKRLEKIADKVEALAGQFENLSDDALKAKTEEFKNRYQNGETVDALLPEAFATIREASRRVLGMFPFRVQIMGAAALNEGNIAEMKTGEGKTLTSTMSVYLNALTGKGVHVVTVNEYLASRDATEMGELYNWLGLTVGLNLNSLSKDEKREAYAADITYSTNNELGFDYLRDNMVLYKEDRVQRPLYYAVIDEVDSILIDEARTPLIISGQAGKSAQLYVQSNAFARMLKQDEDYNYEESTKGVTLTEQGIEKAERAFGIDNLFDLTHVRLNHAINQSLKAHASMHKDVDYVVQDGEVVIVDGFTGRLMKGRRYSDGLHQAIEAKEGLEIQNESMTMATVTFQNYFRMYEKLSGMTGTAKTEEEEFRNIYNMQVVAIPTNKPIARDDRPDLIFATMEGKFKAVAEDIAERHRNGQPVLVGTVAIETSEIISKYLTKFKIPHNVLNAKNHEREAEIILNAGQKGAVTIATNMAGRGTDIKPGEGVLEIGGLAVIGTERHESRRIDNQLRGRSGRQGNPGVTQFYLSLEDELMRRFGSDKMKTMMTRLGMDDTQPIQSGMVSKAVESAQKRVEGNNFDARKRLLQYDDVLRQQREVIYKEREEVLDSENMRALVESMISQAIENQVALHTQGEKENWTLDALEDYIAANLLDEGDITKEQLENKSPEEMIAFISEKVTARYDEKEEAMTPERMREFEKVILLRSIDSKWIDHIDAMDQLRQGIHLRAYGQNDPLREYQQEGFAMFEDMVAAVREDVAKYALKAEIRSNLQREEVAKGQAVNPKEEGAAKPKKLPTRKAENIGRNDPCPCGSGKKYKSCHGVGQ; this comes from the coding sequence ATGGCAAACATATTAAATAAATTATTTGATTTCAATAAAAAAGAAGTAAAGCGTTTAGAAAAGATTGCAGATAAAGTTGAAGCATTGGCAGGGCAGTTTGAAAACCTATCTGACGATGCATTAAAAGCGAAAACAGAAGAATTTAAAAATCGTTATCAAAATGGCGAAACAGTGGATGCTTTGTTGCCTGAAGCATTTGCAACAATTCGTGAAGCGTCTCGCCGTGTTCTTGGCATGTTCCCTTTCCGTGTGCAGATTATGGGGGCGGCTGCATTAAATGAAGGTAATATCGCGGAGATGAAAACCGGTGAAGGTAAAACTTTAACGTCGACAATGTCCGTTTATTTAAATGCGCTTACTGGAAAAGGTGTTCATGTCGTAACGGTCAATGAATATTTAGCAAGCCGTGACGCGACTGAAATGGGAGAGTTATATAATTGGTTAGGCTTAACGGTCGGTCTGAACCTGAACAGTCTTTCAAAAGACGAAAAGCGTGAAGCATATGCGGCGGATATTACATATTCGACGAACAATGAGCTTGGTTTCGACTATTTACGTGACAACATGGTGCTTTACAAAGAAGACCGTGTACAGCGTCCGCTTTATTATGCGGTAATCGATGAAGTTGACTCGATTTTAATCGATGAAGCGCGTACACCGTTAATCATTTCCGGACAAGCAGGGAAATCTGCACAGCTATACGTACAGTCAAATGCATTTGCCCGTATGTTAAAACAGGATGAAGACTACAACTATGAAGAATCAACAAAAGGCGTAACGTTGACAGAGCAAGGGATCGAAAAGGCGGAGCGTGCGTTTGGCATCGATAACTTATTCGATTTAACACATGTTCGTTTAAACCATGCGATCAACCAAAGCTTAAAAGCACATGCATCGATGCATAAGGATGTCGACTATGTTGTACAGGACGGGGAAGTTGTAATCGTTGACGGCTTTACTGGTCGTTTAATGAAAGGCCGACGCTATTCAGATGGTTTACACCAGGCGATTGAAGCGAAAGAAGGTCTTGAGATTCAAAATGAATCGATGACAATGGCGACCGTTACATTCCAAAACTATTTCCGTATGTACGAGAAACTGTCTGGTATGACAGGTACAGCGAAAACAGAGGAAGAGGAATTCCGCAACATCTACAATATGCAGGTTGTAGCGATTCCTACGAACAAACCGATTGCGCGTGATGACCGTCCTGACCTTATCTTTGCAACGATGGAAGGCAAGTTCAAAGCAGTTGCGGAAGATATCGCAGAGCGTCACCGTAATGGTCAGCCGGTACTGGTTGGTACGGTTGCGATCGAAACATCGGAAATCATTTCAAAATATTTAACGAAATTTAAAATTCCGCATAACGTGTTAAACGCGAAAAACCATGAGCGTGAAGCGGAAATCATTTTAAATGCCGGCCAAAAAGGTGCAGTTACAATTGCAACAAACATGGCAGGTCGTGGTACCGACATTAAACCGGGTGAAGGTGTGCTTGAAATTGGCGGTCTAGCGGTAATCGGTACAGAGCGTCATGAATCACGCCGTATCGATAATCAGCTTCGTGGTCGTTCTGGTCGTCAAGGGAACCCGGGGGTAACGCAATTCTATCTTTCTTTGGAAGATGAATTAATGCGACGCTTCGGTTCAGATAAAATGAAGACGATGATGACAAGACTTGGTATGGACGATACACAGCCGATCCAATCAGGCATGGTTTCAAAAGCGGTAGAATCAGCACAAAAACGTGTTGAAGGGAATAACTTCGATGCCCGTAAACGTCTATTACAATACGATGATGTACTTCGTCAGCAACGTGAAGTGATTTATAAAGAGCGTGAAGAAGTATTGGATTCGGAAAATATGCGTGCATTAGTAGAGTCTATGATATCTCAGGCAATCGAAAATCAAGTAGCCCTTCATACACAAGGCGAGAAGGAAAACTGGACACTGGATGCACTGGAAGACTATATCGCAGCGAATCTTTTAGATGAAGGCGATATTACGAAAGAGCAGCTTGAAAATAAATCACCAGAAGAAATGATCGCGTTCATCTCTGAAAAAGTGACAGCGCGCTATGATGAAAAAGAAGAAGCGATGACACCAGAGCGTATGCGCGAATTCGAAAAGGTTATTTTATTGCGTTCAATCGACTCGAAATGGATTGACCATATCGATGCTATGGATCAGTTACGTCAAGGGATTCACCTGCGAGCTTACGGTCAAAACGATCCATTACGCGAATACCAGCAAGAAGGTTTCGCAATGTTCGAAGACATGGTCGCAGCGGTACGTGAAGATGTAGCGAAGTACGCATTAAAAGCGGAAATCCGCAGTAATCTGCAACGTGAAGAAGTAGCAAAAGGACAAGCTGTCAACCCGAAAGAAGAAGGCGCAGCAAAACCCAAAAAACTACCGACACGTAAAGCCGAAAACATCGGACGCAACGACCCATGCCCATGCGGCAGCGGCAAGAAATACAAATCATGCCACGGCGTAGGCCAATAA
- the prfB gene encoding peptide chain release factor 2 (programmed frameshift): protein MELADVRNALENTATKLADFRGSLDLENKEARIQELDELMLEPEFWNDQNGAQAIINESNGIKAVVNEFNDLVDTQENLEMTLELLREEPDAELQEELGKELTEFQTKMEEFELQMLLSEPYDKNNAILELHPGAGGTESQDWGSMLLRMYTRWAEKRGFKVTTIDYLPGDEAGIKSVTLQISGHNAYGYLKAEKGVHRLVRISPFDSSGRRHTSFVSCDVMPEFNDEIEIDVRTEDLKVDTYRATGAGGQHINTTDSAVRITHLPTGVVVQCQSERSQIKNRDAAMKMLKSKLYQLEIEKQQAQLDEIRGEQKEIGWGSQIRSYVFHPYSMVKDHRTSAETGNVGAVMDGDLDIFITAYLRSKISY, encoded by the exons ATGGAATTAGCAGATGTGCGGAATGCACTCGAAAATACAGCTACAAAACTAGCGGACTTCAGGGGGTCTCTT GACTTAGAAAACAAAGAGGCACGCATCCAGGAACTAGATGAATTGATGCTTGAACCCGAATTCTGGAACGACCAGAACGGTGCACAGGCAATCATTAACGAAAGCAACGGCATTAAAGCAGTTGTCAACGAATTCAATGACTTAGTCGACACACAGGAAAATCTCGAAATGACGCTCGAGCTATTACGCGAAGAACCAGACGCAGAACTGCAGGAAGAACTAGGCAAAGAACTTACTGAATTCCAGACAAAAATGGAAGAGTTCGAACTGCAAATGCTGTTATCAGAACCATACGATAAAAACAATGCCATTTTAGAACTGCATCCAGGTGCAGGTGGTACCGAGTCGCAGGACTGGGGCTCGATGCTATTACGTATGTACACACGCTGGGCAGAGAAGCGCGGCTTTAAAGTAACGACAATCGACTATTTGCCTGGCGATGAAGCCGGCATTAAATCGGTTACACTTCAAATTTCAGGCCATAATGCATACGGCTATTTAAAAGCGGAAAAAGGCGTACACCGTCTAGTACGTATTTCACCGTTCGATTCTTCAGGCCGCCGTCATACATCGTTCGTTTCATGTGATGTTATGCCGGAGTTCAATGACGAAATCGAAATCGACGTTCGAACAGAAGATTTGAAGGTCGATACGTACCGCGCAACTGGTGCCGGTGGTCAGCATATTAACACGACCGACTCGGCTGTACGTATTACCCATCTTCCAACAGGTGTCGTTGTACAATGTCAGTCAGAACGTTCACAAATTAAAAACCGTGATGCAGCAATGAAAATGCTGAAATCGAAGCTGTATCAGCTGGAAATCGAAAAGCAGCAGGCACAGCTGGATGAAATTCGAGGAGAGCAGAAGGAAATCGGCTGGGGCTCACAAATTCGTTCATATGTATTCCATCCGTATTCAATGGTAAAAGATCACCGTACAAGTGCCGAAACAGGAAATGTAGGCGCTGTAATGGACGGCGACCTCGATATTTTCATTACTGCCTATTTACGATCAAAAATCTCATACTAA
- a CDS encoding competence protein ComK: MISNLTQKTNYIISNSTFCLQSYQQRDKIHTAILDKYGQSTSPYKPLKIIRDTCRLHGSSYDASKYQARRFFGENKHKLPIMVAYDFGDPCILFPLFSPFSPQNIWLSLNPIINICEDGDKTLVTFVDNTEISLDINMKSFNQQYVRAAMYYKYLLLQRNAIL; this comes from the coding sequence ATGATTAGTAATTTAACACAAAAAACCAATTACATTATTTCTAACTCTACCTTCTGTTTACAGTCCTATCAGCAACGAGATAAAATTCACACTGCCATTTTGGACAAGTACGGCCAATCCACATCTCCGTATAAACCTTTAAAAATCATTCGGGATACGTGTCGTCTGCATGGAAGTTCCTATGACGCCAGCAAATATCAGGCACGACGATTTTTCGGAGAGAATAAACATAAATTGCCGATCATGGTGGCCTATGATTTCGGTGATCCGTGCATTTTATTTCCACTATTTTCGCCGTTTTCACCTCAAAATATATGGTTATCCTTGAATCCTATTATTAATATTTGTGAAGACGGAGATAAAACGCTCGTAACTTTTGTGGATAATACTGAGATTAGTCTGGATATCAATATGAAATCATTCAACCAGCAATATGTACGCGCTGCGATGTACTATAAATATCTGCTTTTACAGCGCAATGCCATCTTATAA
- a CDS encoding IDEAL domain-containing protein, producing the protein MDKYYSYTDFLKAVSQQSTEHHAEKLLNEIYLDLFISRLQRMQRIEQLKLLIDTSLDQKNEQAFHSYTTELKELLETVS; encoded by the coding sequence ATGGATAAATATTATTCGTATACAGACTTTTTAAAAGCGGTTAGTCAGCAGTCCACTGAACATCATGCAGAGAAGCTATTGAATGAGATTTATTTAGATTTATTTATTAGTCGGTTGCAGCGGATGCAACGTATTGAACAATTAAAGCTACTTATCGATACATCGTTAGATCAAAAGAACGAACAAGCATTTCACAGCTATACTACAGAGTTAAAAGAGTTATTGGAAACCGTTTCTTAA